The segment aatgagtctctttctctctcattgTTACATTCATGCCTTGCAAACACATTTTACATCAGAGTgattaagttatatatattatatgtcaCGACGAGAGAAGACTTCTTTTTCAGAAATTGTGATGCAAGAACAAGCTCTGTCCAGGAGAAGCTGGTCCTATCTCCTCTTCAAGACTCCTCAACGCCTCttgttgtttccttccttcatcctcctcctccacctccaccacatCTCCTTCAGACGCTGAAGACTTCCTCCTCTGCGACGATGTCACGCTAGGGAAAGTTATCCACGACCCGCCTCTGAACTCAGTGTTCTCTGAACCGATCCTCCATGACTTCTTGTGCATTCTGCTGCTCCCAAGAACCACTTCTGTTGGTAATATCGGCTGCTCGCTGCTCGGGTTCCCCATCAGCTGCGCGAGTGCTCTCTCCAGTGATGTTGTCACTTTATCCATCGACGGTCTGTCTTTGCCTCTCATCCTCACGCATTTGCACGCCACGCTCACGATTCTTCTCAGAGCTTCTATCTCGGTAGGTTGTTTCAAGACCGGGTCCAAGATTGCTGTAATATCTCCAGCTTTGATCAAAGGAACCGCCCATTCTACTATGTTCCCTTCTTCGTAGTGCATGTCAATGGCTTTTCTTCCGCTTAGGATCTCGAGAAGCAAGACTCCAAAGCTGTAGACATCAGACTTGGTTGTGAGATAGTGTAGTCGATAGTACTCAGGATCAAGGTAGCCGAGAGTGCCTGCTGGCAGCTCTGCTAAAGGAGAGCCACTATCAACAGGACCAAGCAAGGAGAGACCAAAGTCAGCTACACGAGCGTTGTGTTCTTCGTCTATAAGTATGTTTGATGATTTGATATCACGGTGGATCACAGGAGGACAAGCGTAGCCATGCAAGTATTCGATTCCTCTAGCTGCTTGGACAGCAATGGTCACTCTTTTGACCCAATCCAGCTGCTCTTTCAAGGCCTTGTTCTTTCCATGAAGATGGTTGTAGAGCGAGCCGTGCGCCATAAACTCGTAAACAAGAAGCCTCTCTCCTCCTTCCTCGCAGTAACCAAGAAGGCTAAGTAGATGAGCGTGGTTGAGTCTTGACAACAGATCAAGCTCCGTGCGAAACTCGTTTGAGTTCTTCTGTTTATCTGATGACATTATGGCCTTCTTCACGGCAACTGTGGTTCCATCTCTCAGCACTCCTTTGTAGACGCACGAGAAGCTCCCTTTCCCTACTATTGACTCTTCTTTGAATCCTTCTGCAGCTTTCTCCAGCTCCTCGTAAGTGAACACTCGAGCCCTTCTGCGCTTCTGCAGCTTATCAAGATCCGGACGGCTATTATCTTTGGTGAATGCTGAATCTTTAGAAGACCTTGCATCACTACTCTCTGAGCACCTACAATGCCTCAACCTATACCGAACGTATAAAGCCGCTGATATTGAAACAACTGCTGTTAAAAGCAACGCAAAGCCAATCTCTGCAGTTGCAATAGGTAG is part of the Raphanus sativus cultivar WK10039 chromosome 5, ASM80110v3, whole genome shotgun sequence genome and harbors:
- the LOC108857364 gene encoding serine/threonine-protein kinase-like protein ACR4, translated to MRMSERRAREWNLLANLVLFTNLWHLASSLGSMSSIAISYGEGGSVFCGLKSDGSHLVGCYGSNAAILYGTPAHFQFIGLTGGDGFMCGLLMQSHQPYCWGNSGFIQMGVPQPMIKGAEYLELSAGDYHLCGLRKPSQKSSNIGSSSSLVDCWGYNMTRNFVFDKQIHSLSAGSEFNCGLSSKDKSVFCWGDENSSQVISLIPKETKFQKIAAGGYHVCGILDGLNSRVLCWGKSLEFEEEISGSTNAADKIPDLPPKEPLLTVVGGKFYACGIKRYDRSAVCWGFFVNRSTTPPKGMGFYDLAAGNYFTCGVPTGNSMPPVCWGLGFPASIPLAVSPGLCREAPCPPGSHVLGGPCKSPGSHVCLPCGTSCPPEMYQKSECTERSDQICVYNCSSCVSPECSSNCSSSASLTSEGKSRGKFWSLQLPIATAEIGFALLLTAVVSISAALYVRYRLRHCRCSESSDARSSKDSAFTKDNSRPDLDKLQKRRRARVFTYEELEKAAEGFKEESIVGKGSFSCVYKGVLRDGTTVAVKKAIMSSDKQKNSNEFRTELDLLSRLNHAHLLSLLGYCEEGGERLLVYEFMAHGSLYNHLHGKNKALKEQLDWVKRVTIAVQAARGIEYLHGYACPPVIHRDIKSSNILIDEEHNARVADFGLSLLGPVDSGSPLAELPAGTLGYLDPEYYRLHYLTTKSDVYSFGVLLLEILSGRKAIDMHYEEGNIVEWAVPLIKAGDITAILDPVLKQPTEIEALRRIVSVACKCVRMRGKDRPSMDKVTTSLERALAQLMGNPSSEQPILPTEVVLGSSRMHKKSWRIGSENTEFRGGSWITFPSVTSSQRRKSSASEGDVVEVEEEDEGRKQQEALRSLEEEIGPASPGQSLFLHHNF